The following DNA comes from Planctomycetaceae bacterium.
AGATATTTTATAATCGTCGGCGTCGTCATGCTTCGCTTGGGTATGTCAGCCCAGCGGAATATGAGGAAATAAGCGAAAAAGAACGGAAACAGGTAGCATAAATTCAATCACCGAGTGTCCGTCATTCGTTTAGCACCTCACAGGTTTTTGAGACACCGATTTTCAATTTTTATGATTTTTTACGATTTTACTGTCATTTACTGTTGTTTTGGTGCATTTCAGTGCATGGGGCTTTGGAGGCATTTTCACGTTGAAATTCGCGCAAGTTGGGTGTTTTTGCGTGTAAATACGCGCAATTCGAGGTTTTTTGAGTAAAATAGCGCGCAAGTTAAGTGCAAAAACACACAGGTTTGCAAAGTTTGCGCACGGCAATAGTTGCGCAAATTTTAAATATTTTTACGCACTTACTTGACAGCGACACGTAAAATATATATAAATACTACTAAAACCATAGGAATACAGGTGTAATATGAAACTTTCGACAAGAACACGATACGGGATGCGGGCACTGCTGGAATTGGCATTGGCTCATAATGCCGGGCCTTTGCAGATAAAGGTAATTGCCGAGCGTCAAAATATTTCGAATAAATATTTGGAGCAGTTGGTAGCTATGCTGAAAACAGCAGGTCTGGTGCGGAGTATTCGCGGGCCGCACGGCGGGTATGTTCTGGCGAAGCCGCCGGATGAAATCAAGCTGCTGGATGTTTTCAAAACTCTTGAAGGCTCAACACTTACAGTCGAGTGTGTTGACCAGGAGCATATTTGTGATAATCAGTCAGACTGTATAACAAGGAAGTTGTGGATGGAAATTAATCAGGCGATAATTACTGTGCTTGAAAGCAAAACGCTTGGCGACCTGGTGAAGATGAGCGAAATAAGCGGCGGAAAAATGAGTTATCAAATTTAAGGGAGTGCCAAATGGCGAAGATATATAACAGCTTAATCGATACCATCGGCAATACGCCTCTTGTGCGTATAAACGCTTTAAACACGACCGAAGCACAGGTTTTAGCGAAAATTGAATATTTCAATCCGTGCAGTTCGATAAAGGACCGGATTGGTCTTGCGATGGTTGAAGCCGCTGAAAAGCAGGGCAAAATCAACAAGCAAACTACTATAGTTGAGCCGACCAGTGGAAACACTGGAATCGGTTTGGCGTTTGTTTGTGCGGTAAAGGGATATAAGCTGAAATTGGTGATGCCGGAATCGATGAGTATTGAACGGCGAAAACTGTTCAAAATCTTCGGAGCGGAAGTTGTTTTGACTCCTGCGGCTGAAGGTATGAAAGGCGCGGTTGCCGAGGCTCAAAGGCTTGTAGATAATACGGATAACACGATTATACTTCAGCAGTTTGAGAATCCTGCGAATCCTGAAATCCATCGCAAAACGACGGCGGAAGAAATTTGGCGGGATACTGACGGAACGGTCGATATATTTGTTGCCGGAGTCGGTACAGGTGGTACAATTACCGGCGTTGGTCAGGTGCTGAAGAAGTACAAACCTGCGGTGAAGATTGTAGCGGTTGAGCCGGACAGTTCACCGGTGCTTTCCGGCGGAAAGGCCGGCCTGCACAAGATTCAGGGCATTGGTGCCGGTTTTGTACCAAAGGTACTGGATAGGTCGATTTTGGATGAAGTAATCTGCGTCAAAAACGAGGATGCTCTGGGAACCGCCAAACAGCTTGCTCTTAAAGAGGGGATGCTCTGCGGTATAAGTTCCGGCGCAAATGTTTTCGCGGCTTTGCAGATTGCGGCCAGACCTGAAAATAAAGGAAAAGTTATTGTTACGATAATTTGCGATACTGGCGAAAGATATATTTCTACGGAATTGTTTCAATAGGATAAATTAATGGAAAATGATATTCAGAAATTTGTAAAGGCAATCGTAGATACTTACAAAGACGAGTCCGGCATAAATTTCATCGATACGACGAATTTACCGCTGCGTGACAGGATTCTTGAAGTGCTTGGCTTGCTGATGGAAGTAATTTTTCCCGGCTACACAGGCGCTAGGGATGTTACGAGTTCGAACGTGGATTTTGTTGTCGGCGATATTCTTTACAAGGTTCAAAGCGTTCTCGAAGAACAGATTCAGCGTGCGCTTCTTCATCAGTGCAGATTGAAGAAAAGCGACTGTACAAGCTGCAAGGAAATGGCCAAAGAAGTAACGCAGCATCTTTTGGGGCAATTGCCTAACATACGCAAACTGCTTAAAACCGATATTCAGGCTGCTTTTGAGGGCGACCCTGCGGCAGCCAGTTACGAAGAAATTGTGTTGAGTTATCCGGGCTTGAAAGCTATTACGATTCATAGAATTGCGCACGAGTTGTATTTGAAGAACGTGCCTCTTATTCCACGTATAATGACCGAACACGCTCATCACGAAACCGGAATCGATATAAATCCCGGCGCGACGATTGGCGAAAGATTTTTCATCGACCACGGCACGGGAATCGTAATTGGCGAAACTGCTGTGATTGGAAATAATGTAAAAATTTATCAGGGCGTTACGCTCGGTGCGCTTGCTCCGGCAAAAGGGCAGAGCCTTCGAGGTGTGAAACGTCATCCGACGATTGAAGACGATGTAACGATTTACGCTGCGGCGACAATTCTTGGCGATATTGTAATCGGCAAAGGCGCGACGATAGGCGGTAACGTATGGATTAAAGATTCTGTGCCGGCAGGTGTTATGGTTACAATGGCAAGACCGGAACCGGTTTATATTCAGAAGAAAAATAAACACTGACTTACACAGACGAAAACACTGACTGACACAGGCCTGAAAAATAGGAACGTATGGCAGACAAAATAATTGAAAAAATAAATACGCTCAAGAAAAAGAAGAACGCGATAATTCTCGCTCATAACTATCAAATCGGCGAAGTTCAGGATATTGCCGATGTTTGCGGCGATTCGCTTGAATTGAGTCGAAAAGCGGCGAACAACAACGCGGATGTGATTGTATTCTGCGGCGTTTTGTTTATGGCTGAAACAGCGAGCATTTTGTCCCCGAACAAAACTGTTTTACTGCCGGATAAAAACGCCGGCTGCCCGATGGCTGATATGATTGACGCAAAACAACTTACCGAGTTGAAGGCGAAATATCCGGATGCTGTTGTTGTTTGTTATGTGAACAGTTCGGCGGAAGTTAAAGCTATCAGCGATTATTGCTGCACGAGTTCAAACGCGGTTGATGTTGTAAACGCGATTGACGCTGACAAAAAGATTATCTTTGTGCCGGATAAAAATCTCGGTCAGGTTGTTAAAGAGCGTACCGGCAGAGATATTGTTCTTTGGCTGGGGTATTGCCCGACACATCATCATGCATCGGCGGAAGATTTGCAGAAAACAAAATCTACGTATCCTGACGCGATGGTTCTGGCGCATCCGGAGTGTCCGGTGGAAATAAGAAATTGTGCCGATTTGCTTTTGAGTACCGGTCAAATGCTCAACTATGTTAAAAACAGCGACAGACGTGAGTTTATCATCACCACTGAAGTTGGAATTATTCATACACTGAAAAAGCAAAATCCGGAGAAAGTTTTTTATCCGGCCAGCGAGCGATTTGTTTGTCCGAATATGAAAAAGATTACGCTGGAAAAGATTTTATTCGCTCTGGAAGATAATAAGTATGTAATAAAAGTGCCTGACGAAATCGCGGATAAAGCGAGAGGGGCACTTGAGAGAATGGTGGCGGTTGTGCCGAAAGGATAGTTCGAGAAATGGATGAAAGAAAATATCATTTAGAAACATTGGCTTTGCACGCAGGTCAGGAAGTTGACCAGACGACATTAAGCAGGGCGGTGCCGATTTATCAGACGAGCAGTTATTTGTTCAAAGATACCAATCATGCGGCTGATTTGTTTGGACTGAAAGAATTTGGCAATATTTATACGCGATTAATGAATCCAACGACTGACGTTTTGGAAAAAAGGCTTGCCGCTCTTGAGGGCGGAGTTGCGGGGCTGGCGTTTAGTTCCGGAATGGCTGCGATTACCGCGGCGGTTTTAAATATTTGTCAGGCAGGTCAGCATTTTGTTTCGGCCAGTACGCTTTACGGCGGAACGGTTACGCTTTTCGGTCATACTTTGGCTAAGATGGGAATAGAGGTAAGTTTTGTAAACCCGTCGAAGCCGGAGGAATTTGAAAAGGCGATTAAAAGTAATACACGGCTGATTTATATTGAAAGCTGCGCGAATCCGAAAAACAATATTCCGGATTTCGAGAAAATTGTTGCTGTTGCGCACAAGCATAATCTGCCAGTGATTTGCGATAATACCACAATGTCGCCAATGCTTTTCAGGCCGATTGAGTATGGCGTTGATATTGTTGTGCATAGCTGTACGAAAATAATCGGCGGGCACGGCACGAGTATCGGCGGGGTTATAATCGATTCAGGAAAATTTAACTGGGCGAATGGTAAATTTCCGGAACTGACAGAGCCTGACGCAAGTTATCACGGTGTGAAATATTTTGAACAATTCGGCGGTATGGCGTATATATTAAAGGCGAGATTGCAGTTGCTTCGCGATATGGGCGCGTGCTTGTCGCCGTTTAATTCGTTTCTGCTCTTGCAGGGAGTTGAAACTTTGCACTTGCGGGCGCCGCGGCATTGCGAAAACGCGATGGCTTTGGCAAAATGGCTTGAAAAGAATAAAGCCGTGAGTTGGGTTAATTATCCGGGACTTGAGTCGCATCCGGATTATGCTCTTGCGAAAAAATATTTTCCTAATGGGCAGGGTGCTATGCTGGGCTTTGGTATTAAAGGCGGCAGGAAAGCAGGCGAGAAATTTATTAATAACGTTAAGCTTGCAAGTCATCTTGCAAATATTCTCGACAGCAAAACGCTGGTCATTCATCCGGCGAGTACGACTCATCAGCAGTTGAGCGATGAAGAGCAAATCGCGGCCGGTGTAAGCCCGGACTTTATTCGTGTCTCTGTCGGAACAGAACACATTGATGACATTATTAACGATTTTGAATATGCTTTAAATAAGGCAAAGGAATAGAACTATGTGGGATTATAATCCAAAAGTTATGGAATATTTTTTGAATCCGAAAAATGTCGGCGAAATAGAAAATCCGGACGGTGTCGGCGAGGAAGGTTCGCTGGCGTGCGGCGATATGCTGAAACTGACTTTCAAACTTGACAAAGACGGAAGAATCGCCGATGTGAAGTTTAAAACGTTCGGCTGCGCAAGCGCAATCGCATCGTCCTCTGTAATGACCGAAATGATAAAAGGTCTTACGCTGGAAGAAGCATCGAAAGTAACCAACAAAGACATTGTCGATAAACTCGGCGGGCTGCCTGAACAAAAAATGCACTGCTCGGTTATGGGTATGGAAGCGTTGCAGGCGGCGATAGCAAGTTATCACAGCGGTAAAGGCAAAACGCAGAAAAAAATCGACGGCAAAATAGTATGCACCTGCTTCGGCGTTACCGATAAGGAAATCGAAAAAGTCGTGCTTGAAAATAACCTTGATACTGTCGAACAGGTTACGAATTACTGCAAAGC
Coding sequences within:
- the nifU gene encoding Fe-S cluster assembly protein NifU — protein: MWDYNPKVMEYFLNPKNVGEIENPDGVGEEGSLACGDMLKLTFKLDKDGRIADVKFKTFGCASAIASSSVMTEMIKGLTLEEASKVTNKDIVDKLGGLPEQKMHCSVMGMEALQAAIASYHSGKGKTQKKIDGKIVCTCFGVTDKEIEKVVLENNLDTVEQVTNYCKAGGGCGSCRGEIQMIIDKVRGKKEAGITTVRETKKLTNIQKIQLIQKTINEQIRPLLKAHGGDIDLIDVDGNKVIVAFRGMCSQCPTAEFTMKDVVEGRLHEFVSNDLIVVEHRD
- a CDS encoding serine O-acetyltransferase — encoded protein: MENDIQKFVKAIVDTYKDESGINFIDTTNLPLRDRILEVLGLLMEVIFPGYTGARDVTSSNVDFVVGDILYKVQSVLEEQIQRALLHQCRLKKSDCTSCKEMAKEVTQHLLGQLPNIRKLLKTDIQAAFEGDPAAASYEEIVLSYPGLKAITIHRIAHELYLKNVPLIPRIMTEHAHHETGIDINPGATIGERFFIDHGTGIVIGETAVIGNNVKIYQGVTLGALAPAKGQSLRGVKRHPTIEDDVTIYAAATILGDIVIGKGATIGGNVWIKDSVPAGVMVTMARPEPVYIQKKNKH
- the nadA gene encoding quinolinate synthase NadA; protein product: MADKIIEKINTLKKKKNAIILAHNYQIGEVQDIADVCGDSLELSRKAANNNADVIVFCGVLFMAETASILSPNKTVLLPDKNAGCPMADMIDAKQLTELKAKYPDAVVVCYVNSSAEVKAISDYCCTSSNAVDVVNAIDADKKIIFVPDKNLGQVVKERTGRDIVLWLGYCPTHHHASAEDLQKTKSTYPDAMVLAHPECPVEIRNCADLLLSTGQMLNYVKNSDRREFIITTEVGIIHTLKKQNPEKVFYPASERFVCPNMKKITLEKILFALEDNKYVIKVPDEIADKARGALERMVAVVPKG
- a CDS encoding Rrf2 family transcriptional regulator → MKLSTRTRYGMRALLELALAHNAGPLQIKVIAERQNISNKYLEQLVAMLKTAGLVRSIRGPHGGYVLAKPPDEIKLLDVFKTLEGSTLTVECVDQEHICDNQSDCITRKLWMEINQAIITVLESKTLGDLVKMSEISGGKMSYQI
- the cysK gene encoding cysteine synthase A, which codes for MAKIYNSLIDTIGNTPLVRINALNTTEAQVLAKIEYFNPCSSIKDRIGLAMVEAAEKQGKINKQTTIVEPTSGNTGIGLAFVCAVKGYKLKLVMPESMSIERRKLFKIFGAEVVLTPAAEGMKGAVAEAQRLVDNTDNTIILQQFENPANPEIHRKTTAEEIWRDTDGTVDIFVAGVGTGGTITGVGQVLKKYKPAVKIVAVEPDSSPVLSGGKAGLHKIQGIGAGFVPKVLDRSILDEVICVKNEDALGTAKQLALKEGMLCGISSGANVFAALQIAARPENKGKVIVTIICDTGERYISTELFQ
- a CDS encoding O-acetylhomoserine aminocarboxypropyltransferase/cysteine synthase, which encodes MDERKYHLETLALHAGQEVDQTTLSRAVPIYQTSSYLFKDTNHAADLFGLKEFGNIYTRLMNPTTDVLEKRLAALEGGVAGLAFSSGMAAITAAVLNICQAGQHFVSASTLYGGTVTLFGHTLAKMGIEVSFVNPSKPEEFEKAIKSNTRLIYIESCANPKNNIPDFEKIVAVAHKHNLPVICDNTTMSPMLFRPIEYGVDIVVHSCTKIIGGHGTSIGGVIIDSGKFNWANGKFPELTEPDASYHGVKYFEQFGGMAYILKARLQLLRDMGACLSPFNSFLLLQGVETLHLRAPRHCENAMALAKWLEKNKAVSWVNYPGLESHPDYALAKKYFPNGQGAMLGFGIKGGRKAGEKFINNVKLASHLANILDSKTLVIHPASTTHQQLSDEEQIAAGVSPDFIRVSVGTEHIDDIINDFEYALNKAKE